Proteins encoded together in one Mercenaria mercenaria strain notata chromosome 18, MADL_Memer_1, whole genome shotgun sequence window:
- the LOC128550578 gene encoding uncharacterized protein LOC128550578 translates to MDFLNKDGNLVEGLLDLLFDENMMENLDDFPTVEKDFNVLTQAPSTTPSNRFKAVSAEDVENFLETNQNKNTKRKTTGDINLFQSFLQSKGKHRNLEFIPPDLLNQYLSEFLLSVTKKDGSEYEPTTLRGLMGSVDRHLRSKNYQYSVMSSIEFARSRQVLKTKQKHLKSLGKGNKSKAADPLDEELIEKFHECGILGNTNPESLIYSMWMICTLHFGMRTGQEAYNLRWGDIQLKEDSLGEYLIYDTERQTKTRNGTNVIRGN, encoded by the coding sequence ATGGATTTCCTTAATAAAGATGGAAATTTGGTTGAAGGGTTATTGGACTTACtatttgatgaaaatatgatGGAAAACTTAGATGATTTTCCTACTGTGGAGAaagattttaatgttttaactcaAGCTCCCTCGACAACACCAAGCAACAGGTTTAAAGCTGTATCAGCTGAGGATGTAGAGAATTTCCTAGaaacaaaccaaaacaaaaacacaaaaaggaAAACAACAGGTGACATAAACCTGTTCCAGTCATTTTTACAGTCAAAAGGTAAACATAGAAACCTGGAATTTATTCCACCAGATCTATTGAACCAATATCTAAGTGAATTTCTACTGTCCGTGACAAAGAAAGATGGCTCTGAATATGAGCCAACTACACTGAGGGGTCTAATGGGTTCAGTTGATAGGCATTTAAGGTCTAAAAACTACCAGTATTCTGTTATGTCAAGTATTGAATTTGCCAGGTCCAGGCAAGTgttaaaaactaaacaaaaacacCTTAAAAGCCTAGGGAAAGGCAATAAGTCAAAAGCTGCCGACCCTTTAGATGAGGAACTCATAGAAAAATTCCACGAATGTGGTATACTAGGTAATACAAATCCAGAATCCCTCATTTATTCCATGTGGATGATTTGTACTCTGCATTTTGGCATGAGAACAGGGCAAGAGGCATATAATCTCAGATGGGGCGATATCCAATTGAAAGAGGATTCACTGGGGGAGTATCTTATTTACGACACAGAGCGGCAAACAAAGACGAGAAATGGAACCAATGTGATACGAGGTAATTAA